In Rhodococcus qingshengii JCM 15477, the sequence ACACCGAGGAACTGGTCGACAAGGTGAAGGCAGCCAAGGGTTCGGTTCACGCTCCCAAGAGCATCGACTTCGTGGAATCACTCCCGCTGACACCGCTGGGCAAGCTGGACAAGAAGGCGCTGCGCGCGCGGTACTGGGAGACCAGCGCCCGCGCGGTCTAGGAACCAGCGTCGTATAGCGAAGGGTCAGCGTTTCCAGACGTAACGACGTTCCGGGCGGCCCACCACTCCGTATTTCAGCGAAGTGGTGGACCGCCCGGTTTCGTAGAGGTATTCGAGGTAGCGCCTCGCGCTCGCGCGTGAGATGCCGACCCTCTCGGAAATGTCTGTGGCCGAGGCGGGTTCGGTTTCGTCTCGTAGTGCTGCCTCGACCAGCTGAAGGGTCTCAGGACTGAGTCCTTTCGGTAGACCCTTGAGGGACGACGCCGTTGTCGCGCCACCTGCCACGCCGAAAGCCTCGTCCACCGCCTCCTGTTCTGCTTCGCCGGAGCTGTCGAGATTCGCATATGTCGATCGGTAACGCTCGAGACGCTCACGGAGAACCTCGAACGTGAAGGGCTTCATCAGGTAATGCACGACGCCGCTGCGCAGCGCTTTCTTGACCGAGCCGGCCTCGCGCTCACTAGTGATGACAAGAACATCCAGCTCCGGTGCCAGCGCGCGAAACGGGGCGATCAGATCGAGTCCGGTGGTGCCGGGCAGGTGGACGTCGAGAAGCACCAGGTCGGGTTGCAACTCACCGACTGCGGCCAGCGCGGTCTCGGCCGAATGGGCAACGCCGCACACTTCGAAACCGTCTATCCGTGAGACGAATCCGCTGTGCACCTTCGCCACCATGAAGTCGTCGTCGACCACCAGTACCCGGATCATGCGCCCTCTCCGTCGTGTAGGACTGCGCTGAAGACAGTCCACTCGATGTCCTCTGCCGAACGAGTGCTCACGGTGACGTC encodes:
- a CDS encoding response regulator; the encoded protein is MIRVLVVDDDFMVAKVHSGFVSRIDGFEVCGVAHSAETALAAVGELQPDLVLLDVHLPGTTGLDLIAPFRALAPELDVLVITSEREAGSVKKALRSGVVHYLMKPFTFEVLRERLERYRSTYANLDSSGEAEQEAVDEAFGVAGGATTASSLKGLPKGLSPETLQLVEAALRDETEPASATDISERVGISRASARRYLEYLYETGRSTTSLKYGVVGRPERRYVWKR